From Verrucomicrobia bacterium S94, the proteins below share one genomic window:
- a CDS encoding TrkH family potassium uptake protein gives MNKRAVFHLVSYMTLVIGVAMILCAGISFAYDEPLRVQLDLIYPGVIAIACAALVGYITRGEVNLSRRDGFGIVTFGWISATIFGSLPYVFSDVIHHPVSAMFETMSGFTTTGASVLSNLEEIPRGIHFWRALTHWFGGMGVLVLCVAILPFLGVGGMQIYRAEMPGPSKDRLTPRIATTAKLLWGVYALLTVVEAALLKFAGGMDWFDAFCHAFGTMATGGFSTRSASVGAYDSAVIDTIITIFMFMAGVNFSLHYYALTGKPKRYFQDPEFRFYTFFLLGSILFLTFNIWTHGWADGSFSRCFRDSAFTATSIITTTGFGTADFDLWPNASRLLLVVMMFMGGCAGSTGGGMKIVRVFIMFKKMLRELKLFMRPSAVIQMKLGGKPVEQEIISHISAFFAIFVFIFALGSIVMTFFTPDLVTACTSVVATLGNIGPGLKAVGVTQNFADISPLGQAILTFFMLLGRLELYTVLILFLPSYWKK, from the coding sequence ATGAACAAGCGCGCTGTATTTCATTTGGTTTCGTATATGACGCTGGTTATCGGCGTGGCCATGATCCTGTGTGCGGGAATTTCGTTTGCATATGATGAGCCCCTGCGCGTTCAGCTTGATCTGATTTATCCCGGGGTGATTGCCATTGCCTGTGCCGCGCTGGTCGGTTACATCACACGCGGAGAAGTTAATCTGTCGCGTCGCGACGGTTTCGGTATTGTGACCTTCGGTTGGATTTCGGCGACGATCTTCGGTTCGCTGCCCTATGTTTTTTCCGACGTGATTCATCATCCGGTTTCGGCCATGTTTGAAACGATGTCCGGATTCACCACCACCGGGGCTTCGGTGCTGAGTAATCTGGAGGAGATTCCGCGCGGTATCCATTTCTGGCGCGCGCTGACCCACTGGTTCGGCGGCATGGGGGTGCTGGTACTCTGCGTGGCGATTCTTCCGTTTCTCGGCGTCGGCGGCATGCAGATTTACCGGGCTGAAATGCCGGGTCCTTCGAAAGACCGTCTCACGCCGCGCATCGCCACCACGGCCAAACTGCTCTGGGGGGTATATGCACTGCTGACCGTAGTCGAGGCTGCGCTGCTGAAATTTGCAGGCGGAATGGACTGGTTCGATGCCTTCTGTCACGCCTTCGGGACGATGGCCACCGGCGGCTTTTCCACCCGTTCGGCCAGTGTCGGGGCCTATGACTCAGCGGTCATCGATACCATTATTACGATCTTCATGTTTATGGCCGGGGTGAACTTTTCGCTGCACTATTACGCGCTTACCGGCAAACCGAAACGCTATTTTCAGGATCCGGAATTCCGCTTCTATACGTTTTTTCTGCTCGGATCGATTCTCTTTCTGACGTTTAATATCTGGACCCATGGCTGGGCGGATGGATCGTTCTCGCGCTGCTTTCGCGATTCCGCGTTTACGGCCACATCCATTATCACAACAACCGGTTTCGGAACGGCTGACTTTGATCTGTGGCCGAATGCCAGCCGGCTGCTGCTGGTGGTGATGATGTTTATGGGCGGTTGTGCGGGTTCGACCGGCGGCGGCATGAAAATTGTCCGCGTTTTTATCATGTTCAAAAAGATGCTGCGCGAGCTCAAACTGTTTATGCGGCCCTCTGCCGTCATTCAGATGAAGCTGGGCGGCAAGCCGGTGGAGCAGGAGATTATCTCGCACATCTCTGCTTTCTTCGCGATTTTTGTTTTTATCTTTGCCCTCGGGTCCATTGTTATGACCTTTTTTACGCCGGACCTCGTGACGGCCTGTACGTCGGTAGTGGCCACGCTCGGGAACATTGGTCCCGGTTTGAAGGCTGTCGGTGTGACGCAGAACTTTGCTGACATTTCGCCGCTGGGTCAGGCCATCCTGACCTTCTTCATGCTGCTCGGCCGTCTGGAGCTCTACACCGTGCTCATTCTCTTCCTGCCCAGCTATTGGAAAAAGTAG
- the trkA gene encoding Trk system potassium transporter TrkA produces MRIVIIGAGNAGRQLAKRLCDEKHSVVMIDQDARALASAEAELDILAVCGPGSNPRVLEEAQVGKSDLLIAVTDNDEINILSCLLGHAAGVQGKIARVTNPDFLDTSSGYDLKKMGIDLVINQKQECAREVFNMLQMPGATEAFDLFAGKVMVAGFAINAMSPLLERTPAECDRLDLIQSVRVIAIRRDDELVVPHGNTVFKQNDVVYLVGRREDISNFFKWVQPDIEPFEKVIIAGGGDLGLMLAKCIENEVDTVLLEQDEERARFCSTELNKTLILRADALTESALEESGLHDKTAFVALTGDDEGNIMNCLMAQKKGASFTATQITRTDFIPVVEQLYLVNRVVSPYISTANAILHWLRSKKVRAASLLHNLPGELLDVVVAANHKVDGMQIKDIKIPSTAIIATVMREGEVVTATGDLQLQAEDRVLVFCHPDAVKKIQSIFL; encoded by the coding sequence ATGCGAATAGTGATTATCGGAGCAGGAAATGCGGGTCGCCAGCTGGCCAAACGGTTGTGCGATGAGAAGCATAGTGTCGTCATGATTGATCAGGATGCACGTGCGCTGGCATCAGCCGAAGCGGAATTGGATATTCTGGCCGTCTGCGGACCGGGCTCGAACCCGCGGGTGCTGGAAGAGGCGCAGGTGGGGAAATCGGATCTGCTGATTGCGGTCACGGATAACGACGAAATAAATATCCTTTCCTGTCTGCTGGGTCATGCCGCCGGGGTGCAGGGAAAAATCGCACGGGTCACGAATCCCGATTTTCTTGATACCTCCTCCGGATATGACCTCAAAAAAATGGGCATCGATCTGGTCATCAACCAGAAACAGGAATGTGCACGGGAGGTCTTCAATATGCTGCAGATGCCCGGCGCCACGGAGGCTTTCGACCTGTTTGCGGGCAAAGTGATGGTGGCCGGTTTTGCCATTAACGCCATGAGTCCGCTGCTCGAACGTACGCCGGCTGAATGTGATCGGCTGGATCTGATTCAGAGTGTCCGTGTGATTGCGATTCGCCGCGATGATGAACTGGTTGTTCCGCATGGAAATACGGTTTTCAAGCAGAACGATGTGGTTTATCTCGTTGGTCGCCGCGAAGATATTTCCAATTTCTTTAAGTGGGTGCAGCCCGACATTGAACCTTTTGAAAAAGTGATCATTGCAGGCGGCGGCGATCTGGGCCTCATGCTTGCAAAATGTATTGAAAATGAGGTCGATACCGTGTTGCTGGAGCAGGATGAAGAGCGTGCCCGGTTTTGTTCAACGGAGTTGAATAAAACGCTGATTCTACGTGCCGATGCTCTGACCGAAAGTGCATTGGAAGAATCGGGGCTTCATGATAAGACCGCTTTTGTGGCCCTGACCGGCGATGATGAAGGCAATATTATGAACTGCCTCATGGCGCAGAAAAAGGGAGCTTCGTTTACGGCAACACAGATTACCCGCACCGATTTTATTCCGGTGGTGGAACAGCTCTACCTGGTGAACCGGGTGGTCAGTCCTTACATTTCTACGGCCAATGCCATTCTGCACTGGCTCCGCTCTAAAAAGGTTCGTGCCGCTTCGCTGCTGCATAACCTGCCCGGCGAACTGCTGGATGTGGTTGTTGCGGCAAACCATAAAGTCGACGGCATGCAGATCAAGGATATCAAAATTCCATCGACGGCGATTATTGCCACCGTAATGCGTGAAGGCGAAGTGGTTACTGCAACCGGCGACCTTCAGTTGCAGGCTGAAGACCGGGTCCTGGTTTTCTGCCATCCGGATGCCGTGAAGAAGATTCAGTCGATTTTTCTCTGA
- a CDS encoding glycogen debranching protein, which produces MGHLIQHPAPGEHTIHFRGDTVTFTLTNKTGKKGKAWLRANIGHAHTRHTEIILYAEQGLPPLSRDWHDFPMKAESEDTFTLTLPLLGVGRFEAKAYFIETGTKHICWPDGGNSVLKVEPAETCAGNTMYTAFVRQFGEAKYKGAIDPRDEHAIHQLDRAGYTVIPKAGKFRDLIHELDFIIGTLRCKIVQLLPVHPTPTTYGRMGRFGSAFAPLDLFNVDPVHAEFDKLTTPLEQFEELVDEVHRRNARLYMDMPINHTGWGSWLQINHPDWFERKEDGKFKSPGAWGDVWADLVELNHEHRELWKELAEVFLFWCRKGVDGYRCDAGYMVPFEAWQYIIAKVRMEYPDTVFMLEGLGGHKHVTEHLLADSGMNWAYSEIFQNYDQAQVDSYLPESIRVSESKGNLIHFAETHDNSRLAAVSHIFARLRVAFCALTTHNGAFGFANGVEWYADTQINVHNAHSLNWGAEPNMIDWIRRIHAILEIHPSFHAGGKVEIITRNYHNSAAILRTDASGEHRLLVLANLNHEGNGFVEWQGDFSGFKTDLISADTVTHNGSSFVLQPGQVLCLTDNPAWMNDVSRTLETQYAGTGAAEQQMLKAKTMDVFHHFQLVKNADTRKLPEDPKGICEELAGGKPVLTTWQWPRDQYRTVMLPPGHFLLVKAPVGFIAELKDKNGKTLAHEKSLTQPDGGTFALFLPLETPAEHSDLTLKLTVFEDTIKKVEAPLMQLCAEKDAKVITTCKAGTIHDKDRYAICTNKHGALSQVRVAWAEIRSKYDGLLMANLDPDVPVDRHTLFTRCRAWIICRDYSNELTLDCQKRFSVADDGTVIWNFAVPVGEGLLIPLKVALQMHPDTNAVKLSFVREPAGGDPEHLADKFPVTLILRPDIEDRNTHEVTKAMNGPEVHWPPALRPLKNGFEFAPSPDRRLKLELKKGEFHSEPEWYYMVQHPVDRERGIDGESDLWSPGYFKTELKGRQTAELTAAVNGAPTFEKPTLCIKNKTVSIEEAMKLAMKQFIVKRDDFQTVIAGYPWFLDWGRDTLICLRGIIAAGLLEEAQHILLQFAKYEKGGTIPNMIRGNDDNNRETSDAPLWLFVACDELMKAQGNKNLLKTDCGDGRTVKEVLVALANGLMQGTENGIWFDERSGLIFSPSHYTWMDTNYPAGTPRQGYPIEIQSMWKYALNMLAELDASPDWKKLAKQVEKSISELFLIEAEDFTYLADCLSAEPGMSAFDAEKDDALRSNQLLAVTLGAVTDSNLCKQIIAACEQLLIPGAIRSLADRPVQHPCPVYYDGHLLNDPQRPYWGHYSGDEDTRRKPAYHNGTAWTWPFPSYAEALVMIYGDEARETALAILGSASELINHGCLRQSPEVIDGNTPHTQRGCGAQAWGVTELYRVVKQLKA; this is translated from the coding sequence ATGGGCCATCTGATTCAGCACCCGGCACCGGGTGAACATACCATCCATTTCCGCGGCGATACCGTGACTTTCACACTCACCAACAAAACCGGGAAAAAAGGGAAGGCCTGGCTTCGCGCCAATATCGGCCACGCCCACACCCGCCACACTGAAATCATCCTGTATGCGGAACAGGGGCTGCCCCCGCTGTCGCGCGACTGGCATGATTTTCCGATGAAAGCAGAGAGCGAAGACACCTTCACCCTCACCCTGCCGCTGCTCGGTGTCGGCCGTTTTGAGGCAAAGGCCTATTTTATTGAAACCGGAACAAAGCATATCTGCTGGCCGGATGGCGGCAATTCCGTGCTGAAAGTCGAGCCGGCCGAAACCTGCGCAGGCAACACGATGTACACCGCCTTTGTGCGGCAGTTCGGCGAAGCCAAATATAAAGGGGCTATCGATCCACGCGACGAACATGCCATCCACCAGCTGGACCGCGCGGGCTATACCGTGATTCCAAAAGCCGGAAAATTCCGTGATCTGATTCACGAACTCGACTTTATCATCGGCACCCTGCGATGCAAAATTGTGCAGTTACTGCCGGTCCACCCCACCCCGACTACCTATGGCCGGATGGGCCGCTTCGGCAGTGCGTTTGCACCGCTCGACCTTTTCAACGTCGATCCGGTTCATGCCGAATTTGATAAACTGACCACTCCTCTGGAGCAGTTTGAGGAACTGGTCGACGAAGTTCACCGTCGCAATGCCCGGCTGTATATGGATATGCCGATCAACCATACCGGCTGGGGCTCCTGGCTTCAGATCAACCATCCCGACTGGTTTGAGCGAAAAGAGGACGGAAAATTTAAATCGCCCGGTGCCTGGGGCGATGTCTGGGCCGACCTGGTCGAACTCAACCATGAACACCGCGAACTCTGGAAAGAACTGGCCGAAGTTTTTCTTTTCTGGTGCCGTAAGGGGGTAGACGGCTACCGCTGCGACGCAGGCTATATGGTGCCGTTCGAAGCCTGGCAGTACATTATTGCAAAAGTGCGCATGGAATATCCGGATACGGTTTTCATGCTTGAAGGCCTCGGCGGCCATAAACATGTGACCGAACACCTGCTGGCCGATTCCGGTATGAACTGGGCCTATTCCGAAATTTTCCAGAACTATGATCAGGCTCAGGTGGACAGCTATCTGCCGGAATCCATCCGCGTTTCGGAAAGCAAGGGCAACCTGATCCATTTTGCGGAAACGCACGACAATTCGCGGCTTGCGGCGGTCTCACACATTTTTGCCCGGCTGCGGGTCGCGTTCTGCGCACTGACAACCCATAACGGAGCCTTCGGTTTTGCCAACGGGGTTGAGTGGTATGCCGACACACAGATCAATGTACACAATGCCCATTCGCTGAACTGGGGGGCGGAGCCCAATATGATCGACTGGATCCGTCGCATTCATGCGATCCTGGAAATCCACCCCTCTTTCCACGCAGGCGGCAAAGTGGAAATCATCACCAGAAACTATCACAACTCCGCGGCCATCCTGCGCACCGATGCCTCCGGCGAACACCGCCTGCTCGTGCTGGCCAACCTGAACCATGAGGGAAACGGTTTTGTGGAATGGCAGGGCGATTTCAGCGGATTTAAAACCGACCTGATATCGGCCGACACCGTGACGCACAACGGATCCTCTTTTGTACTGCAGCCGGGCCAGGTACTCTGTCTGACGGATAATCCGGCATGGATGAACGATGTCTCCCGGACGTTGGAAACCCAATATGCAGGAACCGGAGCAGCAGAACAGCAAATGCTGAAAGCAAAAACTATGGATGTATTTCATCATTTCCAATTAGTGAAAAACGCCGATACCCGCAAACTGCCTGAAGACCCGAAAGGAATCTGCGAAGAGCTGGCCGGCGGAAAACCGGTGCTCACCACCTGGCAATGGCCGCGCGATCAGTACCGCACCGTAATGCTTCCGCCAGGCCATTTTCTACTGGTCAAAGCGCCGGTCGGGTTCATTGCCGAGCTCAAAGATAAAAACGGAAAAACGCTGGCGCATGAAAAATCACTAACTCAGCCGGACGGCGGGACATTCGCCCTTTTCCTACCGCTGGAAACGCCGGCGGAGCATTCGGATCTGACGCTTAAACTGACCGTTTTTGAGGATACAATTAAAAAGGTTGAAGCACCGCTCATGCAGCTCTGTGCTGAAAAGGATGCGAAAGTGATCACCACCTGTAAAGCGGGGACGATTCATGATAAAGACCGCTATGCCATCTGCACGAACAAACACGGCGCACTATCGCAGGTACGCGTCGCCTGGGCGGAAATTCGCAGTAAATATGACGGGCTGCTGATGGCCAACCTCGACCCGGACGTACCTGTGGATCGGCATACGCTGTTTACACGCTGCCGGGCGTGGATAATCTGTCGCGATTATTCCAACGAACTGACGCTCGACTGCCAGAAACGCTTTTCGGTGGCCGACGACGGCACAGTGATCTGGAACTTTGCTGTGCCGGTGGGAGAAGGTTTATTGATTCCCCTGAAAGTCGCCCTGCAGATGCACCCGGATACCAACGCCGTAAAACTGAGTTTTGTCCGGGAACCCGCCGGCGGCGATCCCGAGCATCTGGCCGATAAATTCCCCGTCACTCTGATTCTGCGGCCGGATATTGAAGACCGGAACACCCATGAAGTCACCAAGGCGATGAACGGACCGGAAGTACACTGGCCTCCCGCCCTCCGGCCGTTGAAAAACGGATTTGAATTTGCCCCGTCGCCGGACCGTCGCCTTAAACTGGAGCTGAAAAAAGGGGAATTCCACTCCGAGCCGGAATGGTATTACATGGTGCAGCATCCGGTTGACCGCGAGCGCGGCATTGACGGCGAGAGCGATCTATGGAGCCCCGGCTACTTTAAAACCGAACTCAAAGGCAGACAGACCGCCGAACTGACGGCCGCCGTAAACGGAGCCCCGACCTTTGAAAAACCGACGCTGTGCATTAAAAATAAAACCGTTTCCATTGAAGAGGCGATGAAGCTCGCGATGAAACAGTTCATTGTGAAACGCGATGATTTCCAGACCGTGATTGCCGGATATCCATGGTTTCTCGACTGGGGCCGCGATACACTGATCTGCCTGCGCGGCATTATTGCCGCCGGTCTGCTGGAAGAGGCGCAGCATATTCTGCTGCAGTTTGCCAAATATGAAAAAGGCGGCACCATCCCCAACATGATCCGCGGCAACGATGACAACAACCGTGAAACCTCAGACGCCCCGCTCTGGCTTTTTGTGGCCTGCGATGAACTCATGAAGGCACAGGGAAATAAGAACCTGCTGAAGACCGACTGCGGCGATGGGCGGACTGTGAAGGAGGTTCTGGTTGCACTGGCGAACGGTCTGATGCAGGGCACAGAAAACGGCATTTGGTTTGATGAGCGTTCCGGTCTCATTTTCAGTCCGTCGCACTACACCTGGATGGATACGAATTATCCGGCAGGTACACCCCGCCAGGGCTATCCGATTGAAATCCAGTCGATGTGGAAATATGCCCTGAATATGCTGGCCGAACTGGATGCATCCCCTGATTGGAAAAAGCTGGCGAAACAGGTTGAAAAATCGATCTCGGAACTGTTCCTGATTGAAGCGGAAGATTTCACCTATCTGGCCGACTGCCTTTCTGCCGAACCGGGTATGAGTGCCTTCGATGCGGAAAAGGATGATGCCCTGCGGTCGAATCAGCTGCTGGCGGTTACATTGGGTGCCGTAACGGATTCCAATCTCTGTAAACAGATTATTGCAGCCTGCGAACAGCTGCTGATTCCCGGCGCAATACGCAGCCTCGCTGATCGTCCTGTGCAGCATCCCTGCCCCGTTTATTACGACGGCCATTTGCTGAATGATCCGCAACGGCCGTACTGGGGCCATTATTCCGGCGATGAGGATACCCGTCGCAAACCGGCCTACCATAACGGCACCGCCTGGACCTGGCCGTTTCCATCGTATGCCGAAGCGCTGGTGATGATTTACGGTGACGAAGCCAGGGAAACCGCTCTGGCCATTCTTGGCAGTGCGTCGGAGCTCATTAATCACGGCTGTCTGCGTCAGAGCCCGGAGGTGATCGACGGCAACACCCCGCACACCCAGCGAGGTTGCGGAGCTCAGGCCTGGGGCGTGACCGAACTTTACCGCGTGGTCAAGCAGTTAAAGGCCTGA
- a CDS encoding glycogen synthase, which yields MADQKKKKTAKKVAKKVSRKTERVARKKGPRILIVTPEITYLPEGMGNMTNRLSAKAGGLADVSASLVSSLYELGADVHVALPHYRKMFHVDIGGFIDNELLIYKSKLPDDRIHLAEDRIFYYQDRVYSNSEETDMKIALAFQREVINNIIPTVKPDLIHCNDWMTGLIPAEARMLGIPSLFTFHNIHTVKTTLAHIEDRGIDAAEFWSNLYFGWPSANYFEARENNPVDFLCSGIFASHFINTVSPTFLKEIVDNRHDFVPGNIQWEVSCKFHAGCARGILNSPDASCDPETDDHLIRKYGVLDHYDAKRQNKIWLQERLGLEINPDAPLLFWPSRLDPVQKGCQLVAEILYRIVDKYRAEGLQIAFVANGAFQQVFHDIIHQHDLYKRVAVCDFEEGLSHIGFAASDFMLMPSLFEPCGLPQMTSTIYGSLPIVRDTGGLHDSVSQMDIAGGTGNGFLFETYDGNGLEWAIDQAMDFYRLDEHTRGTHVGRVMKEGKERFNHEVTAQAYIDMYQEMLHRPLVDEVFENAK from the coding sequence ATGGCTGACCAAAAAAAGAAAAAGACGGCAAAGAAGGTAGCGAAAAAAGTAAGCAGAAAAACTGAACGGGTCGCAAGAAAGAAAGGACCGCGAATCCTAATCGTGACCCCGGAGATCACCTATCTCCCGGAGGGTATGGGGAACATGACCAACCGCCTCTCCGCAAAAGCCGGCGGACTGGCCGATGTTTCTGCATCGCTGGTTTCCTCCCTTTATGAACTGGGGGCCGATGTCCATGTCGCCCTTCCCCACTACCGCAAAATGTTCCATGTTGACATTGGCGGATTCATCGACAACGAACTGCTTATCTACAAAAGTAAACTTCCGGACGACCGCATTCACCTGGCGGAAGACCGGATTTTTTATTATCAGGACCGCGTATACAGCAATTCCGAAGAGACCGATATGAAGATCGCCCTCGCCTTTCAGCGCGAAGTGATCAACAACATCATCCCCACGGTCAAGCCGGACCTGATTCACTGCAACGACTGGATGACCGGTCTGATCCCGGCCGAGGCCCGTATGCTCGGCATACCGAGCCTTTTCACGTTTCATAACATCCACACCGTGAAAACCACACTGGCACACATTGAGGACCGCGGCATTGATGCCGCCGAGTTCTGGAGCAATCTCTATTTCGGATGGCCGTCAGCCAACTATTTTGAAGCCCGGGAAAATAATCCGGTAGACTTTCTCTGCAGCGGTATTTTTGCCTCGCACTTCATCAACACTGTAAGTCCGACTTTCCTGAAGGAAATCGTCGATAACCGGCACGACTTTGTCCCGGGTAATATTCAGTGGGAGGTTTCCTGTAAATTTCATGCAGGCTGTGCTCGGGGCATTCTGAATTCGCCGGATGCCTCCTGCGACCCTGAAACAGATGATCATCTGATCCGCAAATACGGCGTTCTTGATCATTATGATGCCAAACGCCAAAACAAGATCTGGTTACAGGAACGGCTGGGCCTCGAAATCAATCCGGATGCTCCGCTGCTGTTCTGGCCGTCGCGTCTGGACCCGGTGCAGAAAGGCTGCCAGCTGGTTGCAGAAATCCTTTACCGTATTGTCGATAAATACCGGGCTGAAGGGCTGCAGATTGCCTTTGTGGCCAATGGCGCCTTTCAGCAGGTTTTTCACGATATTATCCATCAGCATGATCTCTACAAACGCGTTGCTGTCTGCGATTTTGAAGAGGGACTTTCCCATATCGGCTTTGCCGCTTCGGACTTCATGCTGATGCCCTCCCTCTTCGAGCCCTGCGGGCTGCCGCAGATGACCAGCACCATTTACGGATCACTGCCTATTGTCCGGGATACCGGCGGACTGCACGATTCCGTCAGTCAGATGGATATCGCCGGCGGAACCGGCAACGGTTTCCTGTTTGAGACCTACGATGGCAACGGATTGGAATGGGCGATTGATCAGGCCATGGATTTTTACCGGTTGGATGAGCACACTCGCGGAACCCATGTGGGCCGTGTGATGAAAGAAGGCAAAGAGCGCTTTAATCACGAAGTGACCGCTCAGGCCTACATCGATATGTATCAGGAAATGCTGCACCGTCCGCTGGTGGATGAAGTGTTTGAGAACGCTAAATAG
- a CDS encoding 1,4-alpha-glucan-branching enzyme encodes MRAPNLAKLTDDPWLEPYMGQIQQRANHIQFVEERLTGGKMSLDEFANGHEYFGLHFRDEKWIFREWAPNATAMYLIGDFTNWKQLDEFALHYGDGHGVWEIELPRETIEHLDLYKLKIYWPGGEGERLPAYCRRAVQDEETHIFSAQVWHPEEPYIWKFPKPAKPIGAPLIYESHVGMAQEEAKIGSYLEYKEKILPRIVEMGYNTVQFMGIMEHPYYGSFGYHVSNFFASSSRFGTPAELKELVDACHEAGLAVIMDLVHSHAVKNEEEGLSRFDGTLYQYFHDGARGYHEAWDSRCFDYGKPEVLHFLLSNARYWLDEFNFDGYRFDGVTSMLYHHRGLGTSFGDYSNYFDGSCDLDAYAYLALSNKLIHEVRPEAITIAEDVSGMPGLGSPVAEGGCGFDYRLAMGAPDCWFKLSNDVPDEEWNMGWLYHELTSHRPDEQVISYVESHDQALVGGKTFIFELIDKEMYYNMHLDAQNLVVDRGIALHKMARLATAGAAGHGYLNFMGNEFGHPEWIDFPREGNGWSYHYARRQWSLRDDPTLKFHFLADFDQALMKLIRDHQVIGSDDPIFRLINEADKMIAFERKDLLFVLNFNPTQSFTDYSVDASPGIYKLVLNSDAPEFGGHDLVEADQEYHSFSFNDGENDRNVINLYIPARCAFILQRISD; translated from the coding sequence ATGAGAGCCCCGAACCTTGCCAAACTTACTGACGACCCCTGGCTGGAACCCTATATGGGACAGATTCAGCAGCGTGCGAACCATATTCAATTTGTTGAAGAGCGATTGACCGGAGGAAAAATGTCGCTCGACGAATTTGCCAACGGGCATGAATATTTCGGACTCCATTTCCGCGATGAAAAATGGATTTTTCGCGAATGGGCCCCCAACGCCACTGCCATGTATCTGATCGGCGATTTCACCAACTGGAAACAGCTGGATGAATTTGCACTGCATTACGGAGACGGCCACGGAGTCTGGGAAATTGAACTTCCCCGCGAAACCATCGAACATCTCGATCTGTATAAACTGAAAATCTACTGGCCCGGCGGTGAAGGCGAACGGCTGCCGGCATACTGCCGACGTGCGGTGCAGGACGAAGAGACTCATATTTTCAGTGCACAGGTCTGGCACCCGGAAGAACCGTATATCTGGAAATTTCCCAAGCCGGCAAAACCGATCGGTGCTCCCCTGATCTATGAATCACATGTGGGAATGGCTCAGGAAGAAGCTAAAATCGGGTCTTATCTGGAATATAAGGAAAAAATTCTGCCGCGCATCGTTGAGATGGGTTATAATACCGTCCAGTTTATGGGCATTATGGAACATCCGTATTACGGTTCGTTCGGATACCATGTTTCCAACTTTTTCGCATCATCCTCCCGCTTCGGCACGCCTGCAGAACTGAAGGAACTGGTCGATGCCTGCCATGAGGCCGGTCTTGCTGTAATTATGGACCTGGTCCATTCGCATGCAGTCAAAAATGAAGAAGAGGGGCTCTCCCGATTCGACGGAACCCTCTATCAGTATTTTCATGATGGGGCCCGCGGTTACCACGAAGCCTGGGATTCGCGCTGCTTCGATTATGGAAAACCCGAAGTTCTCCATTTTCTGCTTTCAAATGCCCGATACTGGCTCGATGAATTCAATTTTGATGGATACCGCTTTGACGGGGTCACCAGTATGCTCTATCACCATCGCGGCCTGGGCACCTCGTTCGGAGACTACAGCAACTATTTTGATGGATCCTGTGATCTGGACGCTTATGCCTATCTTGCACTCTCCAACAAGCTGATTCATGAAGTTCGACCCGAAGCAATTACTATAGCGGAAGACGTCTCGGGCATGCCCGGACTCGGCTCCCCGGTCGCAGAAGGCGGATGCGGTTTTGATTACCGCCTGGCCATGGGCGCGCCCGACTGCTGGTTCAAACTTTCCAATGATGTTCCGGACGAAGAGTGGAATATGGGCTGGCTCTACCACGAGCTGACCAGCCACCGCCCGGACGAACAGGTGATTTCCTATGTGGAATCGCATGACCAGGCGCTGGTCGGCGGCAAAACGTTTATCTTTGAACTGATCGACAAAGAAATGTATTACAATATGCATCTTGATGCTCAGAATCTGGTGGTGGACCGCGGAATTGCCCTGCATAAAATGGCCCGTCTGGCCACCGCAGGCGCCGCCGGCCATGGCTATCTCAACTTTATGGGCAACGAATTCGGCCATCCCGAATGGATCGATTTTCCCAGGGAAGGCAACGGCTGGTCCTATCATTATGCACGCCGGCAATGGAGCCTGCGGGATGATCCGACTCTGAAATTCCACTTCCTTGCCGATTTTGACCAGGCACTGATGAAACTCATACGCGACCATCAGGTAATCGGTTCTGACGACCCTATTTTCCGTCTGATCAATGAAGCGGACAAAATGATTGCCTTTGAACGAAAAGACCTTCTTTTCGTACTTAATTTCAATCCGACACAATCATTTACGGACTACTCTGTCGATGCTTCTCCAGGAATCTATAAACTGGTTCTCAACTCTGATGCACCGGAATTCGGCGGTCATGATCTCGTTGAGGCCGATCAGGAATATCACAGTTTTTCCTTCAACGACGGAGAAAACGACCGAAACGTGATCAACCTCTATATTCCCGCACGATGCGCTTTTATTCTCCAGCGCATCTCCGACTGA